The sequence below is a genomic window from Lysobacter capsici.
TGGAGCGGTGCGACGGCGTGGGCGCTTGCGCTGGCCTGTCTGCCCGAGCCGGTCCGAGGTCGTTTGTGGGAGGGGCTTCAACCCCGAAGCTTTTCGATCCGGCACCGCGATCTGAAAGAAAAGCATCGGGGCTGAAGCCCCTCCCACAAAAAACTTCGGGGCATTCTGAAGGGCTTGAAGGTTTGAGATCGGGATCGGGCCTCTGTCTATGCCTCTGCTCAGACATCCATCCCTGCTTTGGTTACACACTTCGCTGTCTGATCTCGCTGCTTGATCGCGCGGATACAACCAGACCCGGTATCGCGCCCTCAGCGCATCTCGCTCAACCCACCGGCAGATGATGCGCACTCGCCGCATCGGCCGCCACATAGTCGCGCGGGCTCACGCCGGTGAACTCGCGGAACTCGCGGATCAAATGCGATTGATCGAAATACCCCGCATCCAGCGCCAGTTGCGCCCAGCCCGGCCGCGGCGTCGCCGACAACGCCGTCAGCAGGCGCTTGAAACGCAGCACCCGCGCATAACGCTTGGGCGCCAGGCCGGCGGCCTCGCGAAAGCGGGCGATGAAGTGTCGGTGGCTGCGGCCGCTGCCGTGCGCGAGTGCGGCGATGCCGTCGGCGCCGATCGGTTCGCGCTGCAATCGCTGCAGGGCGTCGGCGATCTGCGGATCGAGCCCGTGCAGCGGCCGCAGGCGCGCGCGCAGGAAGCGTTCGAACACGGCGCGTCGTCGCCGCGGATCGGCCGTCGCGCTCAGGCGTTCGTACAACGCATCGGCCTGCGCGCCGCACAGGTCGCGCAGATCGGTATGCGCGCCTTCCAGCTCGGCCGCGGACACGCCGAACAACGCCAGCGCGGCGCCCGGCCGTAGCACCGCGCCAACCGAAGCGGCCGGCAACGAAGTGTCCTTGATGCAATACGAAGCCCGCACCCCGCCCACCACCGCAGGCGAATACACCCGCCCGACCCGATCGGCCGCATCCGCATACAACCGCAGCGGCGGCCCATCGAGCCGGATCGCCAGATGCATCGCGCCGCTGGGAAGCGAGTGCTCGCGCGCATGCGCGGGCGCCGCGGCCGGACGCGCGCTGACCCAGACCTGTTCGATCCAGGGGCGCAGTTCCGGCAGCAGCGACACGTCGGCGGACATGGCCCGGGCTCAGCCCTCGAACGGCGGCAGCTTGGGCTTGATCGCGACGTTCTTGAGCGCGACGTACTTCGGCAGGCCGTCGCGCCCGTACGGCGGCGGCGCCTCGCCGCGGATCAGCGGCTCCAGGTAGCGCCGCGCGGCGGCGGTGATGCCGTAGCCGTCCTTGCGCAGGAACCCGGCTGGCATCTTCTTCTCGTGATTGGCCACCTTGTCCAGCGGCGCGGCCTCGATCTTCCAGCGATACGGCGAATCGGAGGTGCGCACGATCACCGGCATCACCGAGTTCATGCCCTTGAGCGCGTACTCGACCGCGGCCTTGCCGACCGCACGGGCCTGTTCGACGTCGGTCTTGGAGGCGACATGCCGGGCCGAGCGCTGCAGATAATCCGGCAGCGCCCAGTGCACCTTGTAGCCCAGCGCGTCCTTGACCCGCCCGGCCAGGTGCGAGGCGACCCCGCCGAGCTGGGTGTGGCCGAACGAATCCTTGCCGCCGCCGGCATCGGCGACGAAGCGGCCGTCGGCGGTCTGGATGCCTTCGCTGGCGACCACCACGCAATAGCCCACGCGTTCGACCGTGGCTTTGACCTTGGCGAAGAAATCGGCTTCGTTGTAGGGGCGCTCGGGGAACAGGATCAGGTGCGGCGCGGCGTCCGCGCCGTCGCCGGCCAGACCGGCCGCGGCCGCGAGCCAGCCGGCGTGGCGGCCCATCGCCTCGTAGACGAACACCTTGGTCGAGGTCTCGGCCATCGCCGCCACGTCCAGCGCGGCCTCGCGCACCGACACCGCGGTGTACTTGGCGGCCGAGCCGAAGCCGGGGCAGCAGTCGGTCACCGCCAGGTCGTTGTCGACCGTCTTGGGCACGCCGATGCAGGTCAGCGGATAGCCGAATTCGGCCGCCAGGCGCGAGACCTTGAGCGCGGTGTCGGCCGAGTCGTTGCCGCCGTTGTAGAGGAACCAGCGCACGTCGTGGGCCTTGAGCACGGCCAGCAGGCGCTCGTAGCGGGCGCGGTCGGCGTCCAGCGACTTCAGCTTGACCCGGCACGAGCCGAACGCGCCGCCGGGGGTATGGCCCAGGGCCGCGATCGCCGCGGCCGACTCCCTGGAGGTGTCGATCAGTTCCTCGCGCAGCGCGCCGAGGATGCCGTTGCGGGCCGCCAGCACCTTGATCCCGCGCGCCCGCGCGGTCTCGATCACCGCCGAGGCGGTGGCGTTGATGACGGCGGTCACACCGCCCGATTGCGCGTACAGCAGGTTTCCAGCGGGTTTTGCGGAGGACTTCGCGGTCGGCATGGGGATTCCAGGATTTGCGCCGGTTTGCGGTAAGCTGACCGCAATATTCCCCGGCGGGTGAATGGCGGCTGTGAGTGTAGCGCCGCCCCGCGGACGGGCCAGCGACGAGGTCGGCGATCGCCGATCTGGGGCGCGGTCCGGCGGGCCGCCCCGGCGCAGTGCGCGCGGGTGCGACGGTTTCATGTTGTCTCAGGAGCGATGTTGATGCGATTGGTACTACTGGGCGCGCCCGGTTCCGGCAAGGGCACGCAAGCCACGCGGCTCAAGGAGCATCTGCAGGTGCCGCATATTTCCACCGGCGATCTGTTGCGCGCCGAAGTGGCCGCCGGCAGCAAGCTGGGCCTGGAAGCCAAGGCGGTGATGGACGCCGGCAATCTGGTCAGCGACGAAATCCTGCTGGGCATGCTCGAGGACCGCTTCTCGCGTCCCGACACCGCCGGCGGTTTCATCCTCGACGGCTACCCGCGCAACCTGGCCCAGGCCGATGCGATGGACGCGCTGCTCAAGAAGATCGGCCAGCCGATGGACTTCGCCGTGCAGCTGGAAGTGCCGATCGAGCTGCTGGTCGAGCGCATCGCCGGCCGCGCCGCCGAGCAGGGCCGCAAGGACGACAGTCCCGAAGCCGTGCGCACCCGTCTGAAGGTCTACGACGACGTCACCGCGCCGGTCATCGAGTATTACCGCCAGCACGGCCGCCTGACCGTGGTCGACGGCGTGGGTTCGCTGGACGAAGTGTTCACCCGCATCATCGAGGCGCTGGAGCCGGCGCCGACGGTGGGTTGAGTCGCCCGATCCATCCTCGGTGCGCGCCTCTTCCCTCATCGCCTGGGCGCTGATTTTGTCCGCATGCAGCGGGCTGGTCGGCGCCCAGCAACGTTCGAGCTACGACAATCCCGGCGAAGTCCGCGGCGCGGCCGCACGGCTGCCCGCGCTTAAACAGCTCGTGGTCCATGAGGTCCTGGATTACTGCGCCGCGCTGGCACCGGCGCGAGCCGACACGATGAAGGCCTCGATCCGGAAATGGCACGAACGTAATCGCGCGCTGGTCAGGGCGGGCGACAAGGTGCGCGCGCAGATCGAGGCCGAGGTCCGCGGATCGGCCGAAGCGAGCGCGGTCGCGGCGATGTTCGCGAGCGAGCCGGCGCTCAACCAGCAGGTGGCCCGGGTTTTGCTGGACAAGATCGCGGCGTTGCCCGACGAGGACAGCAAACGCGCCATGTGCCTGAACATATCCGTCGCGACCGATAACGGCCAATTCGACATCGCCAGCGACGACCCCGACGTGGTTGCCTTGCTGCGCAGCAATCAAGACTGATTCAGCGGCCCGCCGCTGCATTCCATTCTCCGACCCTCAGACCTTCGCCTCAGATGAAACTTCATATCCTCGGCATCGCCGGCACCTTCATGGGCGGCGTCGCCGCGCTCGCTCGCGAACTCGGGCATGAGGTCGAAGGCAGCGACCAGGCGGTGTACCCGCCGATGTCGACCCAGCTCGAACAGCTCGGCATCGCGCTGCAGCAGGGCTACAAGCCCGAACACATTTCCGCCGATTGCGATCAGATCGTGGTCGGCAACGCGCTCTCGCGCGGCAACGCCGCGGTCGAGCAGGTGCTCGACGACGGGCGCAAGTACACCTCCGGCGCGCAGTGGCTGTCCGAACAGGTGCTGCCCGGGCGCGACACGCTCGCGGTCGCCGGCACCCACGGCAAGACCACGACCACTTCGATCCTGACCTGGCTGCTGCAGGCTGCCGGCCGCGAGCCCGGCTTCCTGATCGGCGGGGTGGCC
It includes:
- a CDS encoding helix-turn-helix domain-containing protein, translating into MSADVSLLPELRPWIEQVWVSARPAAAPAHAREHSLPSGAMHLAIRLDGPPLRLYADAADRVGRVYSPAVVGGVRASYCIKDTSLPAASVGAVLRPGAALALFGVSAAELEGAHTDLRDLCGAQADALYERLSATADPRRRRAVFERFLRARLRPLHGLDPQIADALQRLQREPIGADGIAALAHGSGRSHRHFIARFREAAGLAPKRYARVLRFKRLLTALSATPRPGWAQLALDAGYFDQSHLIREFREFTGVSPRDYVAADAASAHHLPVG
- a CDS encoding 6-phosphofructokinase codes for the protein MPTAKSSAKPAGNLLYAQSGGVTAVINATASAVIETARARGIKVLAARNGILGALREELIDTSRESAAAIAALGHTPGGAFGSCRVKLKSLDADRARYERLLAVLKAHDVRWFLYNGGNDSADTALKVSRLAAEFGYPLTCIGVPKTVDNDLAVTDCCPGFGSAAKYTAVSVREAALDVAAMAETSTKVFVYEAMGRHAGWLAAAAGLAGDGADAAPHLILFPERPYNEADFFAKVKATVERVGYCVVVASEGIQTADGRFVADAGGGKDSFGHTQLGGVASHLAGRVKDALGYKVHWALPDYLQRSARHVASKTDVEQARAVGKAAVEYALKGMNSVMPVIVRTSDSPYRWKIEAAPLDKVANHEKKMPAGFLRKDGYGITAAARRYLEPLIRGEAPPPYGRDGLPKYVALKNVAIKPKLPPFEG
- a CDS encoding adenylate kinase; translation: MRLVLLGAPGSGKGTQATRLKEHLQVPHISTGDLLRAEVAAGSKLGLEAKAVMDAGNLVSDEILLGMLEDRFSRPDTAGGFILDGYPRNLAQADAMDALLKKIGQPMDFAVQLEVPIELLVERIAGRAAEQGRKDDSPEAVRTRLKVYDDVTAPVIEYYRQHGRLTVVDGVGSLDEVFTRIIEALEPAPTVG